A stretch of the Polyangiaceae bacterium genome encodes the following:
- a CDS encoding OmpA family protein yields MTRISRTFAGLTLSAALGSLACGTTLAPKELMDARDAYDRAAKGPAAKLTPAQLDTAKQALDQAETSFKDDGDEEVTKTLAYIAMRKAQVAAAQGEVAAAAQRRDQAARDLQAAQLAEGDKAKKSLAKTKAELEEEKRKLDAERKQAEADRKLTAAELAKKDQEVKKTQKQLEEEQKKRAETEKRLSAAMASLAEVAKIKEEKRGVVITISGEVLFASGKYELLPIAKSKLDDVAKALKEQGFKAILVEGHTDSRGTAKKNEELSFQRADAVRAYLVSQGIPSDKIKATGIGPSRPIATNDTAEGRANNRRVELIVTPE; encoded by the coding sequence ATGACTCGAATTTCCAGGACCTTCGCTGGGCTGACGCTGAGCGCGGCTCTCGGCTCGCTCGCTTGTGGCACCACGTTGGCTCCGAAGGAGCTGATGGACGCGCGAGACGCCTACGATCGTGCCGCCAAGGGCCCAGCCGCGAAGCTGACTCCGGCGCAACTCGACACCGCGAAGCAGGCGCTCGACCAGGCCGAGACTTCGTTCAAGGACGACGGGGACGAAGAGGTCACCAAGACCTTGGCGTACATCGCCATGCGCAAGGCGCAGGTCGCCGCAGCACAAGGCGAGGTGGCCGCCGCGGCTCAGCGGCGCGACCAAGCAGCCCGGGATCTTCAGGCCGCTCAGCTGGCCGAAGGGGACAAGGCCAAGAAGAGCCTGGCCAAGACCAAGGCGGAGCTCGAAGAGGAGAAGCGCAAGCTGGATGCCGAGCGCAAGCAGGCCGAGGCCGACCGCAAGCTGACCGCCGCGGAGCTGGCGAAGAAGGACCAAGAGGTCAAGAAGACCCAGAAGCAGCTGGAGGAAGAGCAGAAGAAGCGCGCCGAGACCGAGAAGCGCCTGTCCGCCGCGATGGCCAGCCTGGCCGAGGTCGCGAAGATCAAGGAAGAGAAGCGCGGCGTGGTGATCACCATCTCCGGTGAGGTGCTGTTCGCTTCGGGCAAGTACGAGCTCTTGCCGATCGCGAAGTCGAAGCTCGACGACGTGGCGAAGGCGCTGAAGGAGCAGGGATTCAAGGCGATCTTGGTCGAGGGGCACACGGACTCGCGCGGCACCGCCAAGAAGAACGAGGAGCTTTCGTTCCAGCGCGCCGACGCGGTGCGCGCCTACCTGGTGTCGCAGGGGATCCCCTCGGACAAGATCAAGGCCACCGGCATCGGGCCCTCGCGGCCCATCGCGACGAACGACACGGCCGAAGGGCGCGCGAACAACCGGCGCGTCGAGCTCATCGTCACGCCGGAGTGA
- a CDS encoding DUF4398 domain-containing protein — MSIRVVCFGLALALFGAACGGAAAPNERVTSATAAVRAAEVAGAPGNPEANLMLKRAKEGLARAKELMSAGDNEEASWVLQRAEADADLALHMAREAAAKAEAQAAVDQVKAFKAKANE, encoded by the coding sequence ATGTCTATCCGCGTCGTCTGTTTTGGCTTGGCGCTCGCCTTGTTCGGCGCCGCTTGCGGAGGAGCCGCCGCGCCGAACGAGCGCGTGACGTCGGCGACCGCTGCCGTACGCGCCGCGGAGGTGGCTGGCGCGCCGGGCAACCCCGAGGCCAACCTGATGTTGAAGCGCGCCAAGGAGGGGCTGGCGCGAGCCAAGGAGCTCATGAGCGCCGGCGACAACGAGGAAGCGAGCTGGGTCTTGCAGCGTGCGGAGGCGGACGCTGACCTGGCGCTGCACATGGCGCGCGAGGCCGCCGCCAAGGCGGAGGCGCAAGCGGCCGTCGATCAAGTGAAGGCCTTCAAGGCGAAGGCGAACGAGTAG
- a CDS encoding serine/threonine protein kinase, with protein sequence MGDADKAQIAEAETRLGRVLRGKWRLDELLGVGGMAAVYAATHRNGKRAAVKVLRPEVALLSDVKARFLREGYLANKVGHPGAVSILDDDTDEDGTVFLVMELLNGETLEQRWARQGNLPWEEMLVIAHQALDVLVAAHEQGIVHRDIKPGNLFVDVESGVKVLDFGIARLQELHLGKSATGHDKALGTPGFMPPEQARGRSDWVDARSDVFGMGATMFAALTGRHVHEADTVNEQLMLAMTAPAPPIAEHASGLPAEVARIVDKALRYERDERYPDARSMRDAIARAYEAEVGSPIREAPRVNVRVRQSRSVHPDAPTVAAPDTGSSTARPVSQGSSVPRAAPAPGSRGRLVAAVAALAVIAVASVGLFASRGNESGAPARAAAAEGVPAASTAVPLPEPARPEPALTVPPSAEPSAAPPASASSSPGAARTSTKAAPRPAKAAPSASPAVDIFQQRK encoded by the coding sequence ATGGGGGACGCCGACAAGGCTCAGATCGCGGAGGCCGAGACTCGGCTGGGCCGCGTGCTCCGGGGCAAGTGGCGCCTCGACGAGCTCCTGGGCGTGGGCGGCATGGCTGCGGTCTATGCCGCCACCCACCGCAACGGCAAGCGCGCCGCTGTGAAGGTGCTGCGGCCGGAGGTCGCGCTCCTGTCCGACGTCAAGGCTCGCTTCCTGCGTGAAGGGTACCTGGCGAACAAGGTCGGGCACCCGGGCGCGGTGTCCATCCTCGACGACGACACGGACGAGGACGGCACCGTGTTCCTGGTGATGGAGCTCCTGAACGGCGAGACGCTCGAGCAGCGCTGGGCTCGCCAGGGGAACCTGCCCTGGGAGGAGATGTTGGTGATCGCGCACCAGGCGCTCGACGTCCTGGTCGCCGCGCACGAGCAGGGCATCGTCCACCGCGACATCAAGCCGGGAAACCTGTTCGTCGACGTCGAGAGCGGAGTGAAGGTCCTGGATTTCGGCATTGCTCGGCTGCAAGAGCTGCACCTGGGCAAGAGCGCGACGGGCCACGACAAGGCGCTTGGAACGCCGGGTTTCATGCCGCCGGAGCAGGCACGCGGACGCAGCGACTGGGTGGATGCGCGGAGCGACGTGTTCGGGATGGGCGCCACGATGTTCGCGGCGCTCACCGGCCGCCACGTCCACGAGGCAGACACAGTGAACGAGCAGCTCATGCTGGCGATGACGGCGCCCGCTCCACCCATCGCCGAGCACGCGAGCGGGCTGCCGGCGGAGGTGGCCCGCATCGTGGACAAGGCGCTCCGCTACGAGCGCGACGAGCGTTACCCGGACGCGCGCTCGATGCGCGACGCCATCGCGCGCGCGTACGAAGCCGAGGTGGGCAGCCCGATCCGCGAAGCGCCGCGCGTGAACGTGCGCGTACGCCAGTCGCGCAGCGTGCACCCGGACGCGCCGACGGTGGCGGCTCCGGACACCGGCTCCAGCACCGCACGTCCGGTGTCGCAGGGTTCGAGCGTGCCGCGGGCCGCGCCCGCGCCGGGGTCGCGAGGCCGACTAGTCGCGGCCGTCGCTGCGCTGGCGGTGATCGCCGTGGCGAGCGTCGGGCTCTTCGCATCGAGGGGCAACGAGAGCGGCGCTCCAGCGCGAGCCGCCGCGGCGGAGGGCGTGCCCGCCGCCAGCACTGCGGTCCCGCTGCCCGAGCCGGCGCGACCCGAGCCGGCGCTGACCGTGCCGCCGAGCGCCGAGCCCAGCGCGGCTCCGCCAGCGTCCGCCTCGAGCTCCCCGGGGGCCGCAAGAACATCGACAAAAGCCGCGCCGAGGCCCGCCAAGGCCGCGCCATCCGCCAGTCCAGCCGTCGACATCTTCCAGCAGCGCAAGTAA